The Mucilaginibacter sp. PAMB04168 genome contains the following window.
CCAGAACTACCCTACGTACAAGTTATAGCTCGCCTAACCCATAAAGAAATAATAGGCGAAAAGCATACCAAGCGTTTAATTGCACATGTACAGGATGATACAGGTGTAATGGAATTGGCCTGGTTTCAGGGTATAAAGTGGGTGGAAAAAAGCCTTATAGTAGGTAAGGCTTACATTATTTTTGGCAAGCCGGGCATGTTTAACGGCAAGCCGCAAATGGCTCACCCCGAAGTGGAGCCTTACTCGCCCGAGGCGCTTAAACGCAAAGGGAATATGACTTTGCAACCGGGTTACAATTCAACTGAAAAGCTTAAAACGTTTTCACTTGATAGTAAAGGTTTGCAAAAACTGGTGGCTATATTGCTTGAGCAGTATGCAAAAGACATACATGAGAACCTGCCACTTTACATTCTTCAAAAGTTCAGGTTGATGGGTAGGGCAGAAGCATACCGCCAAATTCACTTTCCCGAGAGTCCAGACTTGTTGTTTGAAGCTCAGCACCGGTTAAAGTTTGAAGAACTTTTCCTGATACAATTACGCCTGCTCAAAAATAAGCTGCTACGCACCCAAAAGTTTAAAGGCAATATATTCGGCAGCGTTGGCGAATCATTTAATACCTTTTACAATCACAAAATACCATTTCCGCTTACTAATGCCCAAAAGCGGGTGTTAAAGGAAATAAGGTTGGATACCCAACGCGGCGTACAGATGAACCGCTTGCTACAGGGCGATGTAGGCAGTGGTAAAACCGTAGTGGCTTTAATGAGTATGCTGCTGGCTATTGATAATGGATTCCAAACCTGTATGATGGCTCCAACAGAAATTCTGGCCAATCAGCACTATATATCTATCAAAAGCCTTTTAGGGGATGACTTTTTAGAGGTAGCGTTGTTAACCGGCTCTACCAAAAAGAAGGACCGCAAGGTGATCCATGAAAAGTTGCTAAGCGGCGAACTCAAGATTTTGATAGGAACGCATGCGCTCATTGAGGATGCCGTTCAGTTTCAAAACCTGGGCTTTGTGGTAATTGACGAGCAACATCGCTTTGGTGTAGAACAGCGTGCCAAATTGTGGCGCAAAAACACTATCCCGCCGCATGTGCTGGTAATGACGGCAACCCCCATTCCGCGTACGCTGGCCATGACTTTGTATGGTGATTTGGACGTATCCGTTATTGACGAACTGCCTGCAGGCCGTAAACCCATCGAAACCTTGCATTTTTATGAAACCCAGCGCCTGCAAATGTTTGGCTTCATGAAACGCGAGATTTCCATAGGCAGGCAGGTGTATGTAGTATATCCGCTAATTCAGGAAAGCGAAAAGCTGGATTTGAAGAACCTGATGGATGGTGTGGAAACCATGTTGCGTGAATTCCCGCCGCCGCAGTATCAAATCAGCGTGGTGCATGGTAAGCTCTCCGCCACTGATAAGGATTTTGAAATGCAGCGCTTTGTAAAAGGTGAAACACAGATTATGGTGGCTACTACCGTAATTGAGGTAGGTGTTAACGTACCGAATGCATCTGTAATGATTATTGAAAACGCCGAACGTTTTGGCTTATCGCAGCTGCACCAATTGCGTGGTCGCGTTGGCCGGGGTGCCGAGCAATCATATTGTATTTTAATGAGCGGTCAAAAGCTGAGCCGCGAAGGCAAAGTACGCCTTGAAACCATGGTTCGCACCAATAACGGGTTCGAAATATCTGAAATTGATCTTCAACTGCGCGGCCCGGGTAATATTGAAGGCACCCAGCAAAGCGGCGTGTTAGATTTAAAATTGGCTAACCTGGCTACCGACCAGGAATTATTGCTACAGGCACGCAAAGCTGTTGAAGATATTTTTGCGCATGATCCGCAACTGACCCTGCCCGAAAATCAAGTCCTGCATCAAGCTTCTCAGGCAAAAAATGGCGGCCTGAGTTGGGATAAGATTTCCTAATTGCTATCTTAACGGCATAAAACATCTCTTTTCATGAAATTAAAAGCTACCGTCCTGTTCTTAGTGGCTGGTGTGGGTTTGTCCATATCTGCAAACGGACAAACCGATTCTGTTATGATGCGCAAGATTTTTGATGAAGCGCTGGTAAACGGCCAGTGTTATGAAAACCTGCGCTACCTGTGCAAAAAGATCGGTTCGAGACTGAGTGGCTCAACAGGTGCCCAAAAATCAGTTGAATGGAGCAAGAAGCTAATGGACGGCTATGGATTCGACCGCGTTTACCTGCAAGAGGTAATGGTGCCGCATTGGGAGCGCGGCGCAAAGGAGCAGGGGATTATAATTAGCGGCAATACGCGCACACCTGTAGCGCTGGCATCACTGGGCATGTCGGTAGCTACGCCAAAAGCCGGCATTACGGCCGAGGTGGTTGAATTGCAAAGCGTGCAGGAGCTGCAAACTTTAGGCGAAGCCAAAATAAAAGGAAAAATCGTGTTTTTTAACCGCCCGTTTGATGAACGCTTTATCGAAGCAGGATCGGCCTACGGTACAGCCGGCGATCAGCGTAATGTTGGCCCCGGCATGGCGGCTAAGTATGGCGCTGTAGCAGTCATTGTTAGGTCGCTTACAAGCGCGCTGGACAACTATCCGCATACGGGTGGCACCAACTATGGTACTAACCCTAAGATAGCCGCAGCAGCGTTGTCAACAGTAGCAGCGAACAAGTTAAGCAGCTTGTTAAAGCAGAAAGGTTCATCGCCGGTAAAGTTTTTTCTGAAAACCAATTGCCAGATGCTGCCTGATGTTTTATCGTACAACGTAATTGGCGAAATTAAAGGAACCGAGAATAACAATAAATACATATCTGTAGGCGGTCACCTCGATTCATGGGATTTAGCCGAAGGCGCACATGACGACGGTACCGGTGTAATGCAGTCGGTTGAGGTGTTGCGCATATTTAAAGCGTTAGGCTATAAGCCAAAAAATAATGTGCGTGCCGTGTTTTTTATGAACGAGGAGAACGGCCACAAAGGTGGTATCAAATATGCAGAGCAGGCTTTAAAAGATAAGGAAGAGCATATTGCAGCTATTGAGACGGATGAAGGCGGCTTTACACCAAGGGGCTTTAGCTTTGAGCGTGCTACGCCTGCCTTTCTGAACGCGGTAAACCAGCAATGGAAAAAGCTTTTTGAACCGTACGAAGCCGACAGGATGGTAGCAGGCGGCGGCGGTACGGATATCGGTCCGCTACGCGAAACACATCCTAACATAGCGCTTATTGGTTTCCGGCCGGATTCGCAACGGTATTTCGATATTCACCATACGCCTAATGATGTGTTTGAGAATGTGAACAAACGTGAGCTCGAATTAGGCGCTGCGTCTATTGCGTCGCTCATCTATCTGATTGACCAGCACGGTTTGAATTTTTAAACCAAGGTTGCATTGTGGAGAGTGAGTAGTTTGAAGTAAAAGGTTTATAATGAGATTTCAGAATACATTATCGGTTATACTGCTTTTTGTATTTAGCGGCCTCTTTAGTTGCAATAGTAATACCTCGCAAAAGGTAGCCGACCGCAAAATGCCCATTGGTAACAGTATAAAAACTGAGAACCAAAGCGAACCAAGTGGCGATATAACCGGCCCTGAACAGAAGTATACTGATAAGGATTTTAAAGAGCATGTAGGTGATTGTTTTGAAAGAAGCAAGTATACCCTGCCCTACCAAGGTACTATCAATCCTGAAAAAGCCAACTATAAGATTCTTCCTTGCGAAATTGCTGGTGTAGATGATTTCCTTTGTGAAAACAAGGGTTTAAGGTATATTTCGCTACCCGACTTTGAAAAAGTTAATGTAGTACTGGTTCCGATGGACTGTGGCGACTTTAGCTACCGCTATTACCTGCTTACTATAAATGATAAGAAAGTTGTTGCTAACCAGTATGTGGAAGGTGAGTGGTTTGAGCCGGATGATGATCGTTATAAAGAACTTACCACATTTTCTATTGACAAGAATTACAAGATATCAATAGTGACTAACCAAATTGAAAACGGCAACGCTAAGCTTAAAGAAAAATTGACTTACCAGTTAATGTCTGATGGAAAGCTCCGAAAAAATTGAAAAAGGTAAGATCATATTATCGAAATTGACTGGGCAATGCTTTATTTAAACGCCATAAATGTACTTAATGAGAAAAACCCTAACCTTAACATTAATTGGAGTAATTGCAATTGGCTCGATTTATGCCTTGGTTCATTATATCAAGATGGACGGATTTTCGTTTGCGTGGATCCTGAATTTCCTTTTAATGTTCTTTATGATTCTTTTTACCGACACATTAAAAAGTCAGCTCACTTCTTCTTACTTTAAAGACAAGAAATGGGAAAGACGTGGGAAAGTATACGAAGGTTTTGGAATAAATCTGTTCAGAAAGTTCCTGGTTTTGATTGGCTGGGAAAAGCTTACACGAAAAACCAACCCGATCGAGAATAATACTAAATCCTTGATGAATTTATATTACCAAACAAAAAAGTCTGAACTGGACCACTTAATCATCTTACTTATAGTTTTAGGATTTAACGTTTTTGTTGCATTCAAATTCGGAGTTGTGAAATCTTTGTGGCTACTCCTGTTAAATGTTTTATTACACCTTTATCCAATTTTCCTCCAACGATATAATAGGCCACGAATTGAAAGGGCCATAAATTTAAGTACACGGAAGTAAAATCTTTACCGCTACCAGATGGGGCATACCTTAATATCATGAGTGAGCATACCTGTAATTTTGAAGTTGTGCTTACAGATCTTCAATGGTAATAAAGGCATGTTAGTAACCTGCTTTAGATAACATTTATAAAACAGTTTACTATGTAGCCATAGGAGATTAGTGGAAAAGAATTTATAAAAAAAGCGCCTTTCTAATTAAGAAAGGCGCTTTAGTAGCCCGTAGGGGAATCGAACCCCTGTTTCCAGAATGAAAATCTGGCGTCCTAACCCCTAGACGAACGGGCCAAATAATAAGTGGTCGGTATCAAGATATGATTAAAGTTGACCATTCCTTTAATCATCAAAGTAGCCCGTAGGGGAATCGAACCCCTGTTTCCAGAATGAAAATCTGGCGTCCTAACCCCTAGACGAACGGGCCAAATATAATTGGCATTCTAAAGTTGGTTTCGGTTAACCTATAATATTAACTTAATGCCCAACACAATAGCTTAAACCAAAGAACAATCCCTTATTTTGGGACTGCAAAGATAGACGTTTATCTGAAAAAGTAAAAAATATTGGTTAAAAAATGTTTAAATTTTTTATGTGTAAGCTTAAAAGGGGGTATATGAAACAAAAGGATGAAAAGATTATTTTTACTAATGTCATCCACAAGGCTTGCTGCCTTGTGTTAACACAATGACCTATCCATTATGAAAGCCGTATGGAATAACCACGTAATTGCCGAAAGCGATCAAACCATTGTTATCGAAAACAATCATTATTTTCCGAAAGAGAGCGTTAATTCCGATTTTCTTCAATCTTCAGATACCCACACTACCTGTCCCTGGAAAGGATTGGCTTCTTATTATACATTAGAAGTTGAAGGCCAGCAGAATAAGGATGCTGCCTGGTATTACCCCGAACCTAAATCGGCTGCGGCTGAGATAAAAGATTATGTTGCCTTTTGGAAAGGGGTAAAGGTAAGCGAATAATGAAAGTATATGATGTAATTGTTATTGGTTCGGGGCAGGCCGGTAGTCCGCTGGCACGTAAAATGGCCAAGGGTGGGAAAAAAGTGGCCATTATAGAGAAGCGTTGGGTTGGCGGTACCTGTGTAAATGATGGTTGTACACCAACCAAAACCATGATAGCCTCAGCTCGCGCGGCTTACCTGGCCGGTAGGTGTGATAATTTGGGCGTGCATATTGATGGTTTTAGTATAAATATGCCTCAGATTAAAAAGCGCAAGGATGATATTGTGATGCACTCGCGCAGCGGCAATCAAAAAAGTTTAGAAGACGATCCTAACATAGACCTTTTGTTTGGCGAAGCCAGTTTTACCGGCCCTAAATCAGTTAAAGTTAAATTGAACGAAGGAGGTACTGAGGAATTACAGGCCGAATGGGTCTTTATCAATGCAGGCTTGCAAACTGTTGTGCCTGATGTTGATGGACTGCAGAACATCGATTACTTAACATCAACCAGTATACTGGAACTCGAGACCGTGCCTGATCATATTTTGGTTATAGGAGGTAATTATATAGGATTGGAGTTTGGGCAGATGTTCAGACGCTTTGGAAGCCAAATCACCTTATTGGAACGTGGCCCACGCATTATGAGCCATGAGGATGAGGACATAGCTACCGAGGTCAATCATATTTTGGAAGAAGAGGGAATTGCTATTCATGGCAATGCGCAGGCTAAAAAGTTTGAAAAAAACGCTGATGGTAAAATTTTAGCCACGCTTGATCTGGGCGGCCGTACAGAGCAACTCGAGGTTTCTCATGTACTTGTAGCGGCGGGCCGCGAGCCGCAAACCAAGGCGCTTAATCTCGACGCTGCAGGCATAGCAGTGGACGATAAAGGGTATATAAAGGTTGATGAAAAACTGCAAACTAACGTGCCTGGCGTTTATGCGTTAGGCGATATAAAAGGCGGACCAGCGTTTACCCACATCTCCTACAACGATTTTACCATAGTATGGCGCAACCTGCTGCAAGGTGAGGATTTAACCACTAACGGTCGTCCGCTACCTTACTGCATGTTTACTGACCCTCAACTGGGTAGGGTGGGTATAAGCGAAAATGAAGCTAAACAACAGGGCTTAAACTATAGAGTTGCTGTGTTGAAGATGGAAAACGTAGCCCGTGCTGTTGAGGTAGGCGAAACCCGGGGCCTGATGAAAGCCGTTGTAGATGCCGATACCAAGCAGATATTAGGCGCAGCCATATTAGGCGAGGAGGGCGGCGAAATCATGACTGTTTTACAGATGGCTATGGAGGGCGGTATAACTTATGACCGGATACGGTATTGTATTTTTGCACACCCTACTTATAGCGAATCGCTTAATAATCTGTTCATGAAATTGGATGATTGAGGTAAGATCCTGAAACGGTATTAACAACAAAATGTACTGTCGCTGTGCAAAATTTGGTGATTGTTCTATGTAAGCTGCTTTTGGTATAATATCGTTATATTTAGCCATGATTAAGGTCCAAAACCTAAGTAAGCATTACGGCCAAACCAAGGCCGTTGATGATCTGTCGTTTGAGGTTGCGGAAGGCGATAACCTGATTTTGCTGGGTACCAGCGGTTGCGGAAAAACTACCACCTTAAAAATGCTGAACCGTTTAATTGAGCCTAGCAGCGGTAAGGTGTATATTAACGGACAAGACATAACCAAACAACCCGTAGAATTATTACGGCGTAATATGGGTTATGTATTGCAAAACAATGGCTTATTTCCTCATTATACAATTGCCGAAAATATAGCTGTTGTTCCTAAATTGTTAAAATGGGATAATGAGCGCATCAATAAGCGTACGCAAGAGCTTCTCAATAAGCTGCATCTTCCTAACGATCTTTTAACAAAATATCCAAACCAATTAAGCGGAGGCCAGCAACAACGTGTTGGCCTGGCGCGTGCACTGATGGCCGATGCGCCCGTATTATTAATGGACGAGCCGTTCGGCGCATTAGACAACATTACCCGCGCACAAATACAGGCTGAGTTTAAAGAGCTGGACGAATTAAAGCGCAAAACCATAGTAATGGTAACGCATGATGTACAAGAGGCTTTTGAACTGGGTAACCGAATAGCGTTGATGAATAAAGGGCGCCTGTTGCAAATAGGTACACCGGCCGAATTACTGTTTAAGCCGGCTGATAAATTTGTAAAAGATTTTTTGAACGCGCAACGCCTGCAGTTAGAACTAAAAGCCATTACCCTGCAAGATATATGGGAACTATTACCACCCGCAACTGATATATCGGGTGCTGATGTTAACCTGCCATCAACCTGTAGTATGTGGATGGCTATGGAAGTACTTAAAGGCAATACCGAAAAGGTGTTAATTGTACCGCCGCCGGCTATCGAGGCTAAAACTATAACTTTTGAGCAACTCATGACGGCTTATCACCAGTATCAAGTAAACCTACCGGTATGAACGAGCAACAGCAAACGTTATGGCAGTTTATGCAGCAACAGTCGGGCAAGTTGTTTACCCAAACACTTGAGCATATAGGGCTAACCTTCGTTTCTTTACTAATTGCCGTAGTTATTGGTTTGCCGCTGGGTATACTTATTGCGCGTAAAAGGAAATTGTCGGGCACGGTATTGGGTATTGCAGGAGTGCTGCAAACAATTCCGAGCATTGCCTTACTAGGGTTTATGATACCCTTGTTGGGTATAGGCGCAAAGCCGGCTATTGTGGCTTTGTTTTTATATGCCCTTTTGCCTATCATCCGTAACACTTACACTGGCATAACCGGGGTTGATGCTGCGGTAAAAGAGGCGGCTTTAGCCATGGGTATGAGTATAAAACAAGTGCTGCTTAAGGTAGAATTGCCCTTGGCTATGCCTGTTATATTAGCCGGTATACGCACTGCTACGGTAATTAATGTAGGCGTTGCTACCCTTGCATCGTACATAGCTGCCGGCGGATTAGGTGAATTTATCTTTGGGGGCATATCGCTCAACAACAGTAATATGATACTGGCCGGTGCCATTCCTGCAGCGCTATTGGCTATCCTGTTCGATTTGCTACTGTCAGCTTTGCAAAAAACTAGTTTTAAAAAATTTAAAGTTGGCTTGTATGCCTTACCGGTTATAGCGCTCCTGTTGGCCTCTTTCTACTTAATTCCGTCTGCTATGGGCACTAAGCTAACGGCCGGTTTTACACCTGAGTTTATGGGGCGACAAGATGGTAACCTTGGATTGCAGCAAAAGTACGGCTTAAAAATGCACACGATCGTGATTAACGATGCCGTGATGTATAAAGCCGCTTATGAAAAGCAACTTGATGTTATTAGCGGTTACTCTACCGATGGCCGCCTGAAAGCTTATAACTTAATGGTGTTGGATGATGACAAAAACATCTTTCCGCCCTACTACGCAGCGCCTATAGTAAGGCAGGATGCCTTGGCGAAGTTTCCGGAACTGGAAAAGACACTTAATCTGCTATCGGGCCATATTAATGATTCGGTAATGACGGAGCTAAACTACCGCACCGACTACCTGCACCAAACGCCCGAACGTGTAGCCAAAGATTTTTTAGTTGCCCATCATTTATACAAACCCAGCCAAAACGGCCGTGCTGGGGGTACCGTGCGTATTGGCTCCAAGGTTTTTGGCGAACAATATATTTTGGCTAGTATGTACAGTATGCTGATTGAAGGCTACACGCCTTATACTGCATCAACCAAAACCGGTTTGGGCGGTACAAAAATTTGCTTCGATGCACTAACCAATAACCAAATAGACTTTTATCCCGAATATACCGGCACCGGTTTATTGGTATTACTGCAGCCTTCAGTCAAGGTGGTGAATGAGGTGGGGGCAGACCGGGATAAAACTTACCAATATGTGCAGCAGCAGTTTAAACAGCGTTACCATATACAATGGTTAAAACCAATAGGCTTTAATAATGCGTATGCTTTAATGATGCGGAAACAACAATCTGATGACCTTAACATCAAAACAATTACCGACCTGAAACGCTTTTTGGATAGTAATAAATAGTATGACCCTAGCCGACTCTTACAGAACGGTACGCCGCCGTACCGAGCGTATCTGCAGCCATTTGCAAACCGAAGATTACGTTGTACAGCCCATTGCAGATGTGAGTCCGCCTAAGTGGCACATAGGCCATACCACCTGGTTTTTCGAAACCTTTATTCTGAAGCCGTACTTTATGGGTTACCAGGAGTATGACCCCAACTTCAACTATGTATTTAACAGTTATTATGAAACCGTTGGCGCACGCGTAATCAGGACTGACAGGGGTAACCTGAGCCGGCCAACCGTGCTGGATGTTTACCGCTATCGCGAATATGTGGACGAAGCCATAGAGCGGTTCTTATGCCAGGAGCCATCGCCCGAGGTAAAGGAGCTTTTTATATTAGGCCTTAACCACGAGGAGCAGCACCAGGAACTCTTATACTACGATATTAAATATATACTGGGTCATAACCCACTTTTCCCCGCTTATGATAAGGATTATTCCTGCCCTAAGTTTGAGAGTACCCCCGGCTTAATCAGTATTAGCGAAGGTGTGTATGAAGTGGGGCATCAGGGTGAAGATTTTTGTTTTGACAATGAACTGAACCGACATAAGGTTTACCTGAACGCTTACGAGATTAGCGGTAGCCTGGTAACCAATGGTGAATATCTGGAGTTTATTAACAGCGGTGGTTATCAGGATTTTAGGAACTGGCATGCCGAAGGGTGGGACTGGGTAAAAGTAAACCAGGTAAACGCCCCTATGTACTGGCACCTTATAGATGGCGAATGGTTTGTTTACACCCTGCGCGGATTAGAGCCGCTTGATTTGAAGGAAAGCGTTGGGCATGTTAGTTATTACGAAGCATATGCCTATGCCTCCTGGAAAGGTATGCGACTGCCAACTGAGTTTGAGTGGGAAGTAGCCGCTACACATTTTAATTGGGGCAAATGCTGGGAGTGGACCGAAAGCGCATATTTGCCCTACCCGGGCTTTAACAAAGCACCCGGTGCTATAGGTGAATATAACGGCAAATTCATGGTTAGCCAAAAAGTGCTGCGCGGCGCTTCAGAAGCTACGCCACAGGGGCACAGCCGCATCACCTACCGTAATTTTTTTCATCCAAATATGCGCTGGCTTTTTAACGGTATCCGTTTAGCCAAATAGTAATTGTTACTTATGAAGAATACCGATACCTCTGTAGCCGAGTTTAGCATCAACCAACAATTTTGTGATGATATATTGGCTGGTCTTACTGCATCGCCCAAATACCTGGAGGCAAAATATTTCTACGATACCCGCGGAGATGAGCTCTTTCAGGATATTATGAATTGTGCAGAGTATTATCCTACCAAATGTGAACTGGAAATATTTACCCGCCAAACTGAAGAGCTGGCCCAGGCCATTATAGCCGATGGCAGCGCTTTTGACCTGATCGAACTGGGTGCCGGCGATGCCATGAAATCTACCCACCTGCTACGGCATCTGCTAAACCAACGGGCGGAGTTTACCTATGTGCCCATCGATATATCGGGCCATGTGATCAATTATTTGCAGGATGCACTCCCGGCTTCCTTGCCGGGCCTGCAGCTCACCGGCCTTACGGGTGAGTATTTTGAAATGCTCGAACAAGCAGCTCAACTTTCACAAAGGCGTAAGGTGGTTATGTTCCTGGGTTCAAACATTGGCAACATGCCGGTAACCGATGCTCGGCAGTTTTGTGTGGAACTGCGCAGCCACCTCACCGCAGGAGACAGTGTGCTGATGGGAGTTGACTTAAAAAAGAACCCCAAGATTATTTTAGCTGCCTATAATGATGCTCAGGGTTTCACACGAGAGTTTAATCTTAACCTGTTAACCCGTATTAACAGCGAGTTGCGGGCCAACTTTAATATTGAGGCTTTTGAGCATTATCCAACTTACGATCCTCAAACTGGTTCCTGCAAAAGTTACTTAATTAGTTTGACCGATCAGCAGGTGCAGCTTTGCGGTCAAACCATAAGCTTTGCTAAGGATGAATATATCTACATGGAAATCTCACAAAAATACACGGTACAACAGGCCGACAGCATGGCCAATGATTCGGGCTTTAACCCTGTTTGCCATTTTTTTGATAGTAAAAACTGGTTTTTAGACGCCATTTGGAAGGCTGTGTAAAACGCTTGTAAGGGATTTTATTCCGGCATGTTTAAAAAGTTATTTTAGGCTGCGATACTGCAACATTTAACATGTAAAAAATACACTAACCTATAGTGCTTCCTGACAAATTTTTAGTTGATTTGTAATGCAAACCAATCAATTCTAAATAATGGAAGATTTCTCTCTCAAGGATAAAGTGATTTTAGTTACCGGCGGTACCGGTGTTTTAGGCGAGGCCTTTATTAAGGGTATTGCAAAGGCTGGAGGTATCGTGGGTATATTGGGTCGTAATGAGAAAATAGCTCAGGAACGTGCTGATGCCGTAAATGCCGACGGTGGTAAAGCCATAGCGCTAATTACCGATGTAATGAAGGAGGCAGACTTGATAGCTGCCCGTGATAAAGTACTGGATACCTACGGCCGTATTGACGGATTGGTTAACGGAGCCGGGGGGAATATGCCAGGCGGTGTGATACAGCCCGACCAAGATATATTTACCATGAACATGGAGGGCATGCGCCAGGTAATGGACCTCAATCTTTGGGGTACTTTGATGCCTACTCAAATATTTGGCGAGGTAATGGCTAAAGGCGGCAAAGGGAGTATTGTGAATATTTCATCCATGGCATCGCAACAGGCAGTTACCAAGGTGCTGGGTTACAGTATGGCTAAAGCAGCTGTTGATAGTTACACCAAGTGGTTTGCAGTTGAAGCAGCCAACCGTTATGGCGATGCTATACGTATGAATGCCATTGCACCAGGCTTTTTTCTGACTGAGCAAAACCGCACGCTGCTTACCCAGCCAGATGGTAGCTATACTGAGCGTGGAAATCTGGTTATAAAAAATACGCCATATAAGCGCTTTGGCAAAGCCGAAGAATTGATTGGCGCACTAGTTTGGTTACTGAGTGATGCATCA
Protein-coding sequences here:
- a CDS encoding SDR family oxidoreductase, which produces MEDFSLKDKVILVTGGTGVLGEAFIKGIAKAGGIVGILGRNEKIAQERADAVNADGGKAIALITDVMKEADLIAARDKVLDTYGRIDGLVNGAGGNMPGGVIQPDQDIFTMNMEGMRQVMDLNLWGTLMPTQIFGEVMAKGGKGSIVNISSMASQQAVTKVLGYSMAKAAVDSYTKWFAVEAANRYGDAIRMNAIAPGFFLTEQNRTLLTQPDGSYTERGNLVIKNTPYKRFGKAEELIGALVWLLSDASAFVTGTVINVDGGFSIFSGV
- the egtD gene encoding L-histidine N(alpha)-methyltransferase, with product MKNTDTSVAEFSINQQFCDDILAGLTASPKYLEAKYFYDTRGDELFQDIMNCAEYYPTKCELEIFTRQTEELAQAIIADGSAFDLIELGAGDAMKSTHLLRHLLNQRAEFTYVPIDISGHVINYLQDALPASLPGLQLTGLTGEYFEMLEQAAQLSQRRKVVMFLGSNIGNMPVTDARQFCVELRSHLTAGDSVLMGVDLKKNPKIILAAYNDAQGFTREFNLNLLTRINSELRANFNIEAFEHYPTYDPQTGSCKSYLISLTDQQVQLCGQTISFAKDEYIYMEISQKYTVQQADSMANDSGFNPVCHFFDSKNWFLDAIWKAV